One Nyctibius grandis isolate bNycGra1 chromosome 17, bNycGra1.pri, whole genome shotgun sequence genomic window carries:
- the UBIAD1 gene encoding ubiA prenyltransferase domain-containing protein 1 yields the protein MGPGDLAQKISISAESPRGSERNGSGAALAGADRAPPGTWRQKCAAYVLALRPWSFSASLTPVALGSALAYRAEGALDPGLLVGSAVTVLAVHGAGNLVNTYYDFSKGIDHKKSDDRTLVDQILEPQDVVRFGVFLYTVGCVCAAGLYAVSTLKLEHLALIYFGGLSSSFLYTGGIGFKYVALGDVVILITFGPLAVMFAHAVQVGYLSVSPLLYAIPLALSTEAILHSNNTRDMESDRQAGIVTLAILIGPAFSYILYTVLLFLPYLIFCVLATRYTISMALPLLTIPMAFSLERQFRSQSFNKIPQRTAKLNLLLGLFYVFGITLAPAGALPKL from the exons ATGGGGCCGGGAGACCTGGCGCAGAAGATCAGCATTAGCGCCGAGAGCCCCCGGGGGAGCGAGAGGAACGGCTCCGGCGCCGCGCTGGCGGGCGCTGACAGGGCCCCCCCCGGCACCTGGAGGCAGAAGTGCGCGGCCTATGTACTGGCGCTCCGACCTTGGAGTTTCAGTGCCTCCCTCACCCCCGTGGCGCTCGGCAGCGCTCTGGCGTACCGCGCCGAGGGAGCGCTAGACCCGGGGCTGTTGGTGGGAAGCGCTGTGACCGTCCTGGCTGTGCACGGAGCCGGCAACTTGGTGAACACCTACTACGACTTCTCCAAAGGCATCGATCACAAGAAGAGTGATGACAGGACTTTGGTGGACCAGATTTTGGAGCCTCAGGACGTAGTCCGGTTTGGAGTCTTCCTTTACACTGTGGgctgtgtctgtgctgctgggctCTACGCTGTCTCAACGCTCAAGCTGGAGCACCTGGCCCTGATATACTTTGGAGGACTTTCCAGCTCCTTCCTTTATACTGGAG GAATTGGATTTAAGTATGTTGCACTTGGAGACGTGGTGATCCTGATCACCTTCGGGCCCCTGGCTGTCATGTTTGCCCATGCTGTGCAGGTTGGTTATCTGTCTGTCTCGCCACTGCTCTACGCTATCCCACTAGCCCTCAGTACGGAGGCCATCCTGCACAGCAACAACACACGAGACATGGAGTCTGACCGGCAGGCGGGTATTGTCACCTTGGCTATCCTCATCGGCCCGGCGTTCTCCTATATTCTCTACACCGTGCTGCTCTTCTTGCCCTACctgattttctgtgtgctgGCCACACGCTATACCATCAGCATGGCATTGCCACTACTCACCATCCCGATGGCATTTTCACTGGAGAGGCAGTTTCGGAGTCAGAGCTTCAACAAAATTCCTCAGCGGACAGCCAAACTCAATCTCCTCTTGGGGCTTTTCTATGTTTTTGGTATTACACTGGCACCAGCCGGTGCTCTGCCCAAACTGTAG